Proteins co-encoded in one Bremerella sp. TYQ1 genomic window:
- a CDS encoding TlpA disulfide reductase family protein, translated as MKRFALAILAALLLVSGSSYVARAEDKPSEEKAPEAYTGEVVALDSLEEFKEDTTEAKPLLDFANQNFKLLIGQMSESPDTAEKHIAAIKEAMEGVEAGENVQAKGLIMSIDRSLDMFRSRIAAKRLTLDEVKSQVTESPSDTDAITLYITRVSMAFSEETGEDVAKMEAFLKAENEFIDSLQEETEESDALASYKRASSLLKSLGSRIERLKVYQEMVGKEMMPVEAEVWANGEGFTPEELEGKVVLLDFWAIWCGPCVASFPHLVELQEKYGDEGLQIVGITRYYGYTWSEETDSPQRGEEEVAPEVEQEVLNKFTAQHDLKHPTAVVTDPKALYEFYAVSGIPHFVLIGRDGKIKYANAGMGEARAKQLEELIKQELAEPAAG; from the coding sequence ATGAAACGTTTTGCTCTCGCCATTCTTGCAGCATTGCTGCTGGTCTCGGGGTCGTCGTATGTTGCCCGAGCCGAAGACAAGCCTTCCGAAGAGAAAGCTCCCGAAGCTTACACGGGAGAAGTCGTTGCTTTGGATTCGCTCGAAGAATTCAAGGAAGACACGACCGAAGCGAAGCCTCTGTTGGACTTCGCCAATCAGAACTTCAAGCTGTTGATCGGTCAGATGTCGGAGTCGCCAGACACGGCTGAAAAGCACATCGCCGCGATCAAGGAAGCCATGGAAGGTGTCGAAGCGGGAGAAAATGTTCAAGCCAAGGGTTTGATCATGAGCATCGATCGCTCGTTGGACATGTTCCGATCGCGCATCGCAGCCAAGCGTTTGACGCTGGACGAAGTGAAGTCGCAAGTGACCGAAAGCCCAAGCGATACCGACGCGATCACGTTGTACATCACCCGCGTCAGCATGGCGTTTTCCGAAGAAACCGGCGAAGACGTCGCCAAGATGGAAGCGTTCCTGAAGGCAGAGAACGAGTTCATCGATTCGCTGCAAGAAGAAACCGAAGAATCGGACGCGTTGGCATCCTACAAGCGTGCTTCTTCGTTGCTGAAATCGCTCGGTAGCCGTATCGAACGTTTGAAGGTTTACCAAGAGATGGTCGGCAAAGAAATGATGCCGGTCGAAGCAGAAGTGTGGGCCAACGGCGAAGGCTTTACGCCGGAAGAGCTCGAAGGCAAAGTGGTTCTGCTCGACTTCTGGGCCATCTGGTGCGGTCCCTGTGTGGCCAGCTTTCCTCACTTGGTCGAACTGCAAGAGAAGTATGGTGACGAAGGCCTGCAAATTGTCGGCATCACACGTTACTACGGTTACACCTGGTCGGAAGAGACCGACAGCCCGCAGCGTGGTGAAGAGGAAGTTGCTCCGGAAGTGGAGCAGGAAGTGCTGAACAAGTTCACCGCTCAACATGACTTGAAGCACCCAACCGCCGTGGTTACCGATCCCAAAGCTTTGTACGAATTCTACGCCGTTTCCGGCATTCCTCACTTTGTCTTGATCGGCCGCGACGGCAAGATCAAGTATGCCAATGCCGGCATGGGGGAAGCGCGTGCGAAGCAGCTCGAGGAACTGATCAAGCAAGAGCTCGCTGAGCCAGCTGCAGGTTAG
- a CDS encoding PQQ-binding-like beta-propeller repeat protein, which translates to MMFANSRRSLPFRPVMLILLLLLPSAIVADESHWKPLVQGDPADWPQWRGPEAIGFSPAQDAPTKWSAEENIAWKTPLEGWGDSTPAIVGDQVFLTLQNDANELRLLRLNAKTGKVEKNILVDQAETPRKAPRRKTQKFHNLHNMASPSPVVHGDHVVVHFGNGLLATYTKEGEELWRHNLQELYGPYSIWWGHANSPVIYDGLVISVCMQDSLSDLQDEPVKSYLIAHDLKTGEKRWMTLRMTGAPAEEADAYTTPLLLEKDGQVQLVVMGGNTLDAYDPATGKQLWQLPGLVGGRTVTGPIVADGKVFTTRGMRKPLLAIKLSGNEGKLTEDAILWEVDKSTPDTPSPVYANDMLFTVTDDGIAHAYDAQNGELVWRERLGGNFKASPIVANGNVYYINIDGRCSVVAAKDSYQLVSENELPDTTIASPAIADGKLFIRGKEHLYCIGQ; encoded by the coding sequence ATGATGTTCGCCAATTCTCGTCGCTCGCTGCCGTTTCGTCCGGTTATGCTGATTCTCCTTTTGCTTCTGCCGTCGGCGATCGTCGCGGACGAATCGCACTGGAAACCGCTCGTCCAAGGCGACCCCGCCGATTGGCCGCAGTGGCGTGGCCCTGAGGCAATTGGCTTCAGTCCGGCCCAAGACGCTCCTACCAAGTGGAGTGCCGAAGAGAACATCGCGTGGAAGACACCGCTGGAAGGCTGGGGCGATTCGACGCCTGCGATCGTCGGCGATCAAGTCTTTCTGACGCTGCAAAACGACGCCAACGAACTGCGTCTGCTCCGTTTGAATGCGAAGACGGGAAAGGTCGAAAAGAACATCCTCGTCGATCAAGCCGAAACGCCTCGCAAAGCGCCCCGCCGCAAGACTCAGAAGTTCCACAATCTGCACAACATGGCGAGCCCTTCCCCCGTCGTGCATGGCGATCACGTGGTGGTTCATTTCGGTAATGGCCTGTTGGCGACTTACACCAAGGAAGGCGAAGAACTGTGGCGACACAATCTTCAAGAGCTGTACGGCCCCTATTCCATCTGGTGGGGACACGCCAACAGTCCAGTCATCTACGATGGCCTGGTCATCTCGGTCTGCATGCAAGATTCGCTTTCCGACTTGCAAGATGAACCGGTCAAAAGCTACTTGATCGCCCACGACTTGAAGACCGGCGAGAAGCGTTGGATGACGCTTCGTATGACGGGAGCCCCTGCGGAAGAAGCGGACGCCTACACGACGCCTCTGTTGCTCGAAAAAGATGGCCAGGTGCAACTGGTCGTCATGGGTGGCAACACGCTCGACGCCTACGATCCTGCGACCGGTAAGCAGCTTTGGCAGCTTCCGGGGTTGGTCGGTGGACGCACGGTAACAGGGCCTATCGTCGCGGACGGCAAAGTCTTCACCACGCGAGGCATGCGAAAGCCTCTTCTGGCAATTAAGCTGAGCGGCAACGAAGGCAAGCTGACCGAAGATGCCATCTTGTGGGAAGTCGACAAGTCGACGCCTGACACGCCTTCTCCCGTTTATGCCAACGACATGCTCTTTACCGTCACCGACGACGGCATCGCGCATGCCTACGACGCCCAAAATGGGGAACTGGTTTGGCGAGAACGCCTCGGCGGTAACTTCAAAGCATCGCCGATCGTCGCCAACGGCAATGTCTATTACATCAACATCGACGGCCGCTGTAGTGTGGTCGCCGCGAAAGATAGCTACCAACTCGTCAGCGAAAACGAATTGCCTGACACCACGATCGCCTCGCCTGCGATCGCCGACGGAAAGCTGTTCATTCGCGGTAAAGAGCACCTCTACTGCATCGGGCAGTAG
- a CDS encoding extracellular solute-binding protein — MTDRLSLATLLILSLGLCSFGCRPAAKQEVVAYTALDQEFSETHFDAYEKATGVDVVAKYDTEANKTVGLTQAILAEKERPRCDVFWNNEILNTLRLQKAGLLAPYQPKHQEEYPASFRSSQGLWFGFAARARILLVNTEKLGKRKPPTSIFDLASDSWKGEGGYAKPLFGTTATHAAVLFDELGEEKAKEFFTQLQTNAKMFPGNKQVAQAVASGQIAFGLTDTDDAMVEIESGRPVEIVYPDQADGQLGTLFIPNTIAIIQGGPNPDAAQALVDYLLSAEVETALAQGPSAQIPLNTRLDIPLKVESPKTIRAMKVDWDASVDQWDKAAEFLRETILTN; from the coding sequence ATGACCGATCGTCTTTCGCTCGCCACGCTCTTGATTCTGTCGCTCGGTCTCTGCTCCTTCGGCTGTCGTCCTGCGGCAAAGCAGGAAGTCGTGGCCTACACGGCGCTCGATCAAGAGTTCTCGGAAACGCACTTCGACGCGTACGAAAAAGCGACAGGGGTCGATGTCGTGGCGAAGTACGATACCGAAGCGAACAAAACGGTCGGCCTAACCCAAGCCATCTTGGCCGAGAAAGAACGGCCTCGCTGCGACGTCTTCTGGAACAACGAGATCCTCAACACGCTCCGCCTGCAAAAAGCAGGTCTGCTTGCTCCGTATCAGCCCAAACATCAGGAGGAATACCCTGCCAGCTTTCGTTCTTCCCAGGGGCTTTGGTTTGGCTTCGCGGCTCGGGCTCGGATCTTGCTGGTCAACACCGAAAAGCTTGGCAAACGTAAGCCTCCCACGTCGATCTTCGACTTAGCCAGCGATTCTTGGAAAGGAGAAGGAGGTTACGCGAAACCACTTTTTGGCACGACGGCGACGCACGCGGCCGTGCTGTTCGATGAACTGGGCGAGGAGAAAGCGAAAGAGTTTTTCACCCAGCTACAAACCAACGCCAAGATGTTTCCCGGCAACAAGCAAGTCGCCCAGGCCGTCGCCAGTGGGCAAATAGCGTTCGGTCTGACCGACACTGACGATGCAATGGTGGAAATCGAGTCAGGCCGCCCTGTCGAGATCGTCTATCCCGATCAAGCGGATGGCCAGCTCGGTACGCTTTTCATTCCCAACACCATCGCCATCATCCAAGGTGGCCCCAACCCCGACGCGGCCCAAGCGTTGGTCGATTACCTGCTGTCCGCGGAAGTTGAAACGGCCCTCGCCCAGGGCCCCAGTGCCCAGATTCCTCTCAACACAAGGCTCGATATTCCGCTGAAAGTCGAATCCCCCAAAACGATCCGCGCCATGAAAGTCGACTGGGACGCTTCGGTCGATCAATGGGACAAAGCTGCCGAGTTTCTGCGCGAGACCATCCTGACGAACTAA
- a CDS encoding DEAD/DEAH box helicase, which yields MSTSEDSPEKRFTDLDLSQKMLAALKEARYEVPSPIQAGVIPIALEGKDVLGQARTGTGKTAAFGIPIIETLPEGKGPHALILVPTRELAVQVRDEITKLSKGMGVNTVAIYGGKPIKSQIDKLKRNPDIVVGTPGRVIDHMTRRSLSLENLSIVVLDEADRMLDIGFRPDIEKILRRCPDDRQTMLLSATVPPPIERLANRYMQDPVKIDFSPTNISADTIEQHYFTVDGPKKMELLVRLLRREQPTKCIVFCRTKRGTEKLFQRLQKKTKLVRCIHGDMHQGARNRTIRDFKDNKYRILIATDVVGRGIDISDVTLIVNYDVPEYSDDYVHRVGRTGRMGKEGVAYTFVTPEEGNQLTRIEMRIDKLLIRDEIEGFNPYVKTTVETGPTHARDANSEPADEEKKEPPKKNPRRRHRRAL from the coding sequence TTGTCGACCTCCGAAGATTCTCCTGAAAAGCGATTTACTGATCTCGACCTTTCCCAAAAGATGCTCGCCGCGCTGAAAGAGGCCCGGTACGAGGTTCCCTCGCCGATTCAAGCTGGCGTGATCCCGATCGCCTTGGAAGGGAAGGACGTCCTCGGCCAGGCCCGCACAGGGACCGGCAAAACGGCCGCTTTCGGCATTCCGATCATCGAAACGCTTCCCGAAGGCAAAGGGCCGCACGCGTTGATCCTGGTGCCGACGCGAGAGCTCGCCGTGCAAGTGCGTGACGAGATCACCAAGCTTTCCAAAGGCATGGGCGTCAACACGGTGGCGATCTACGGCGGCAAACCGATCAAAAGCCAGATCGACAAGCTGAAGCGAAACCCAGACATCGTCGTCGGCACGCCAGGCCGCGTGATCGATCATATGACGCGGCGTTCGCTGTCGCTGGAAAACTTGAGCATCGTTGTGCTCGACGAAGCGGATCGAATGCTCGACATCGGCTTCCGCCCCGACATCGAAAAGATTCTGCGTCGTTGTCCGGATGATCGCCAAACCATGCTGCTGAGCGCTACCGTTCCGCCGCCGATCGAACGGCTCGCCAATCGCTACATGCAAGATCCGGTGAAGATCGACTTCTCGCCGACAAATATCTCGGCCGACACAATCGAGCAGCATTACTTTACCGTCGACGGTCCCAAGAAGATGGAACTGCTGGTCCGTTTGCTTCGCCGCGAACAACCGACCAAGTGTATCGTGTTCTGCCGCACCAAGCGGGGGACGGAGAAACTGTTCCAGCGACTGCAAAAGAAGACGAAGCTGGTCCGCTGTATCCATGGCGACATGCATCAAGGTGCCCGAAACCGCACGATCCGCGACTTCAAAGACAACAAGTACCGCATTCTGATCGCCACCGACGTCGTCGGCCGCGGGATCGATATCTCGGACGTGACGCTGATTGTCAATTACGACGTGCCGGAGTACTCCGACGACTACGTGCATCGCGTCGGTCGAACCGGGCGAATGGGCAAAGAAGGGGTGGCTTACACGTTTGTCACGCCGGAAGAAGGGAACCAGCTCACGCGGATCGAAATGCGAATCGATAAGCTGCTGATCCGCGACGAGATTGAAGGCTTCAATCCGTACGTGAAGACCACCGTCGAAACCGGCCCCACGCATGCCCGTGACGCCAACAGCGAACCGGCCGACGAAGAAAAGAAAGAGCCTCCCAAAAAGAACCCTCGCCGCCGCCACCGCCGAGCGCTTTAA
- a CDS encoding HEAT repeat domain-containing protein, with the protein MSDRLNAVLSGWLEGDQTLQALVSQKEALQWILSAEELEISGILRFLESVPPEISDAKRSFLDRVLNLLAIRLREVEQLDQDDLQRIATAYRQWGATHRMGHLLLALLSATGDDEALAVFTELVVEQPPTNSNAAAIAFVPLLRQDDLPTETLFPKLLEALSHLSVASLVLDLANYVTRNGMVAQHPASDRVEALGELFGGLIARLSKFETEPPKEAKDFAAAKVAVTEATSIALAICDAFSLIGDSKAEGKLKSALELKHRKLRSEAAIALAKLGNDEGKELLVELAAEAVCRPRVLAVAEELDMLDKIPNEQKTDEAKVEGELAAWLALDTQFGMPPHEVHQVDRRELGWPGFEETQHCHLIQYAYHMPGGTFQSVGIVGPVTQSFAVDLTSLPLPDIYAAFAGWQAEHPEVFELEPHQWQANQQELANSLLQRVASEGYETPQPAMLGFFFGDVRLIAATKKDGQAGTAVADLRNTTFYPAGESRHPIGPREAYYIHAGREYLHAFNKERPEWVSLHESLAEKEASDPE; encoded by the coding sequence ATGTCGGATCGATTGAATGCCGTTCTCAGTGGCTGGCTCGAAGGAGATCAAACGCTTCAAGCGTTGGTCTCGCAGAAAGAAGCCCTGCAATGGATCCTGAGTGCTGAAGAGCTGGAAATCTCGGGTATTTTGCGGTTTTTAGAGTCCGTTCCGCCCGAGATCTCCGACGCCAAACGAAGCTTTCTCGATCGCGTTTTGAACCTCTTGGCCATCCGTTTGCGCGAAGTCGAGCAGCTCGATCAGGACGACCTTCAGCGGATTGCGACCGCCTATCGACAATGGGGCGCGACGCATCGCATGGGGCACTTGCTGCTCGCGCTGTTGTCAGCCACCGGCGACGACGAAGCACTCGCCGTCTTCACGGAACTGGTCGTCGAACAACCACCGACCAACTCCAACGCCGCCGCGATCGCGTTTGTGCCACTACTTCGCCAAGACGATCTGCCGACCGAGACACTTTTTCCAAAATTGTTGGAAGCGCTCTCGCATCTCTCCGTCGCATCGCTCGTGTTGGATCTCGCCAACTATGTGACCCGTAACGGCATGGTCGCGCAGCATCCGGCTTCCGATCGCGTCGAAGCCCTCGGCGAACTGTTTGGTGGTCTCATCGCGCGGCTTTCCAAGTTTGAAACCGAGCCGCCCAAGGAAGCTAAAGACTTCGCCGCAGCGAAAGTTGCCGTCACGGAAGCAACCTCCATCGCGCTGGCCATCTGCGATGCGTTCTCCCTCATCGGCGACAGCAAGGCCGAAGGTAAACTCAAGTCCGCCTTAGAGTTAAAGCATCGAAAACTCCGCTCGGAAGCGGCCATCGCGCTGGCCAAACTGGGCAACGATGAAGGTAAAGAGCTGCTTGTCGAGCTGGCCGCCGAGGCCGTGTGTCGCCCTCGCGTGCTGGCCGTCGCCGAAGAGCTGGACATGCTCGACAAGATTCCTAACGAGCAGAAAACCGACGAGGCCAAAGTCGAAGGAGAGCTCGCCGCGTGGCTCGCGCTCGACACCCAGTTCGGCATGCCGCCGCACGAAGTACATCAAGTCGATCGCCGCGAGCTCGGCTGGCCAGGCTTCGAAGAAACGCAGCACTGCCATTTGATTCAGTATGCCTATCACATGCCTGGCGGTACGTTCCAAAGCGTCGGTATCGTTGGCCCTGTCACGCAAAGTTTCGCCGTCGATCTCACGTCGCTGCCGCTGCCAGACATCTATGCCGCGTTCGCCGGATGGCAGGCTGAACATCCTGAGGTGTTCGAGCTGGAACCGCACCAATGGCAAGCCAATCAGCAGGAGCTTGCCAACAGCCTCTTGCAGCGTGTCGCTAGCGAAGGCTACGAAACACCTCAGCCGGCGATGCTGGGTTTCTTTTTCGGCGATGTTCGCCTGATTGCCGCGACCAAGAAGGATGGCCAGGCCGGAACCGCCGTCGCCGATCTACGCAACACGACGTTCTATCCCGCCGGAGAAAGCCGACACCCCATCGGCCCTCGCGAAGCGTACTACATCCACGCTGGCCGCGAATATTTACACGCATTTAACAAAGAACGTCCCGAATGGGTCTCTCTGCACGAGAGCCTGGCCGAAAAAGAAGCGTCCGATCCAGAATAA
- a CDS encoding amino acid aminotransferase, with protein sequence MFQHVETAPPDAILGLNEAFRNDSNPEKINLSVGVYKDEQGVTPVLKCVKEAEKRLLETESTKSYLPIDGRAGYTKAVRELMFGTDHEVITANRAVTVQTPGGTGALRVAGDFIAANFPGAAIWLSQPTWPNHPNIFTAAGVPLKTYAYFDKASNGLDFDGMISSLKEASKGDVVLLHGCCHNPTGIDPTPEQWKAIADLVQEKELLPLLDFAYQGFGDGLSEDAAGLRELARPGQEMLICSSFSKNFGLYNERVGAMTAVASGEAEATAVLSQLKKVIRSNYSNPPTHGAAVVETVLTDASLTKLWDEELTHMRDRINGIRKLFVDKISAAGIDQDFSFIQNQKGMFSFSGLNQMQVDQLRSDMSIYIVGSGRINVAGISEANVDRLCEGIKKVVS encoded by the coding sequence ATGTTCCAGCACGTCGAAACGGCTCCCCCGGACGCAATTCTGGGTCTCAACGAAGCCTTCCGCAACGATTCGAACCCTGAAAAGATCAACCTGAGCGTTGGTGTTTACAAAGACGAGCAGGGGGTGACGCCGGTTCTGAAGTGCGTCAAAGAAGCGGAAAAACGGTTGCTGGAAACGGAAAGCACCAAGAGCTATCTGCCAATCGATGGCCGCGCCGGCTACACCAAAGCGGTTCGCGAGTTGATGTTCGGCACCGATCATGAAGTGATTACCGCAAATCGCGCCGTCACCGTGCAAACGCCTGGGGGTACCGGGGCACTGCGTGTCGCAGGCGATTTTATCGCAGCCAATTTTCCTGGCGCCGCAATCTGGCTCAGCCAGCCCACTTGGCCGAACCACCCCAACATCTTCACCGCGGCCGGCGTTCCGCTGAAGACGTACGCCTACTTCGACAAAGCCTCCAACGGGCTCGACTTCGACGGCATGATCAGCTCGTTGAAGGAAGCCAGCAAAGGGGACGTCGTTCTGCTGCATGGCTGCTGCCATAACCCAACGGGGATCGATCCGACTCCGGAGCAGTGGAAAGCGATCGCTGATTTGGTTCAGGAAAAGGAACTGCTGCCGCTATTGGACTTCGCTTACCAAGGCTTCGGCGACGGTTTGAGCGAAGATGCGGCCGGCCTTCGCGAGTTGGCACGTCCTGGCCAAGAGATGCTGATCTGTAGCAGCTTCAGCAAGAACTTTGGTCTCTACAACGAACGTGTCGGAGCAATGACCGCCGTCGCTTCAGGCGAAGCGGAAGCGACCGCCGTGCTGAGCCAGCTGAAGAAGGTGATTCGCTCGAACTACTCGAACCCGCCGACGCATGGTGCCGCCGTGGTCGAAACGGTCCTGACCGACGCGTCGCTGACGAAGCTGTGGGACGAAGAACTGACCCACATGCGTGACCGCATCAATGGCATTCGTAAGCTGTTTGTCGACAAGATCTCGGCCGCTGGGATCGATCAAGACTTCTCGTTCATCCAGAACCAGAAGGGGATGTTCAGCTTCTCGGGGCTGAACCAGATGCAAGTCGATCAACTCCGCAGCGACATGAGCATCTACATCGTCGGTTCTGGCCGAATCAACGTGGCCGGTATCAGCGAAGCCAACGTCGACCGCCTTTGCGAAGGGATCAAAAAGGTCGTCAGCTAA
- a CDS encoding inositol-3-phosphate synthase, which yields MAGSRTGIWLIGAKGGVATTTIVGLLALKKGLTESVGLVSELKQFEHLNLVGWDDIVIGGHDIRETSLLDEAYKMVFESRAIDGRLVEKIKDDLTALDANIHDGTLINAGKKITEYAHEKLQALQETPREAVDRLKGHIADFAKANDLDNVVMVNISSTEPSVDGEQFPKTWKELQPQLASNECKLPASSLYGIASLELGYPFINFTPSLGTALDALDDLAKSNDTCHMGHDGKTGETLLKSTLAPMFANRNLKVMSWVGHNIFGNMDAKVLDDPENKKTKAVSKDRLLSKIFGYTPQTLVTIENIDSMGDWKTAWDHIHFQGFLGTPMVMQFIWQGSDSLLAAPLVIDLARFADLAQRKGATGLQTQLSSFFKSPLGTEENDFAKQFRLLEEWTDSLKG from the coding sequence ATGGCAGGCTCGCGTACCGGGATCTGGCTGATCGGCGCCAAGGGCGGCGTCGCCACCACCACCATTGTTGGATTGCTCGCGCTCAAGAAAGGGCTGACCGAAAGCGTCGGACTTGTGAGCGAACTGAAGCAGTTCGAGCATCTTAACCTGGTCGGCTGGGACGATATCGTCATCGGTGGTCACGACATTCGCGAAACCAGCTTGCTGGACGAAGCGTACAAGATGGTCTTCGAGAGCCGCGCCATCGATGGCCGCTTAGTCGAAAAGATCAAAGACGACCTGACCGCGCTCGATGCCAACATTCATGACGGCACGCTGATCAACGCCGGCAAGAAGATTACCGAGTACGCCCACGAAAAACTGCAAGCACTGCAGGAAACGCCGCGCGAAGCGGTCGACCGCTTGAAGGGTCACATCGCCGACTTCGCCAAAGCGAACGATTTGGACAACGTCGTGATGGTCAACATCTCGTCGACGGAACCTTCGGTCGACGGCGAGCAGTTCCCCAAGACTTGGAAAGAGCTCCAGCCGCAGCTTGCTTCCAACGAGTGCAAGTTACCAGCCAGTTCGTTGTACGGGATTGCCTCGCTGGAACTTGGTTACCCGTTCATCAACTTCACCCCTTCGCTCGGCACGGCGCTGGACGCACTGGACGATCTGGCCAAGTCGAACGATACCTGCCACATGGGGCACGACGGCAAAACGGGCGAAACGCTTCTCAAGAGCACGCTCGCTCCGATGTTTGCCAATCGCAACTTGAAAGTCATGAGCTGGGTGGGGCACAACATCTTTGGCAACATGGACGCCAAAGTGCTCGACGATCCTGAGAACAAGAAGACCAAAGCGGTCAGCAAGGATCGACTGCTCAGCAAGATCTTCGGATACACGCCGCAAACGCTGGTAACCATCGAAAACATCGACAGCATGGGCGACTGGAAGACGGCGTGGGACCACATCCACTTCCAAGGCTTCCTCGGCACGCCAATGGTGATGCAGTTCATCTGGCAAGGAAGCGACTCACTGCTCGCTGCCCCGCTGGTGATAGACCTGGCTCGCTTCGCCGACCTGGCTCAGCGCAAAGGAGCCACCGGCCTGCAAACGCAACTCTCCAGCTTCTTCAAATCGCCACTAGGCACCGAAGAAAACGATTTCGCGAAACAGTTCCGCCTGCTCGAAGAATGGACCGATTCGCTCAAGGGTTAG
- a CDS encoding sodium:calcium antiporter, with protein MGGELLTLGAIFLGLAIVIVFAGNYMAKAADVIGEKSGMGASLAGLVLLAAATSLPELAININAVRLPDSTQGVDLTLGNVLGSSLFNLLILGIVDLMFHSKARMFSSISSAHALSAMVSMALIAIVVLFLLLERDSVGIPLHLWHLGIGTIACGVFYIFSVRLIYLDQQMAAKMEKEQESPQQEEERKSMSLGVAIGIYLATTVVIFIAAGYLAPTADRLAEITGLGGTFVGSTLLALTTSLPEFVTTIVAVRMGAADMAIGNILGSNTFNIAILLPIDAIYTKGSLLADASPVHAMTGMAVILLTSVATMGILYRAEKKKYSIIEPDALLVVLLSLLSIWGIYELTRPTGEPEIKDDPPIEEVSYVPPKPDAINVPLNR; from the coding sequence ATGGGCGGCGAACTGCTAACACTGGGTGCTATCTTTTTGGGTTTGGCTATCGTGATTGTCTTTGCCGGCAATTACATGGCGAAAGCGGCCGACGTGATCGGTGAGAAGTCTGGCATGGGGGCTTCGCTGGCCGGCTTGGTGCTGTTGGCCGCGGCGACAAGCTTGCCGGAACTGGCGATCAACATTAATGCGGTGCGCTTGCCGGACAGTACGCAGGGTGTCGACTTGACGCTGGGGAACGTGCTGGGAAGCTCGCTGTTTAACCTGCTGATTCTGGGGATCGTCGACTTGATGTTCCACTCGAAGGCGCGGATGTTCTCGTCGATCTCTTCGGCGCATGCATTGTCGGCAATGGTCAGCATGGCGTTGATCGCCATCGTGGTGCTGTTTCTGCTGCTCGAGCGAGACAGCGTCGGCATTCCGCTGCACTTATGGCATCTGGGCATTGGGACGATTGCGTGCGGTGTGTTCTATATCTTCTCGGTGCGGCTGATTTATTTAGATCAGCAGATGGCGGCGAAGATGGAAAAGGAACAAGAGTCGCCGCAGCAGGAAGAAGAACGCAAGAGCATGTCGCTAGGCGTGGCGATCGGGATTTACCTGGCCACGACGGTTGTGATTTTCATTGCCGCTGGTTATCTGGCCCCGACCGCGGATCGCCTTGCCGAGATTACCGGGCTCGGCGGGACGTTTGTCGGCAGCACGTTGTTGGCACTGACGACCAGCTTGCCGGAATTCGTGACGACGATTGTGGCGGTGCGCATGGGGGCCGCAGACATGGCGATCGGCAACATTCTGGGGAGCAACACGTTCAACATCGCGATCTTGCTGCCGATCGACGCGATTTATACCAAAGGTTCGCTTCTCGCGGATGCCAGCCCAGTCCATGCGATGACAGGGATGGCGGTCATTCTGCTGACCAGCGTGGCGACGATGGGCATTCTGTATCGCGCCGAGAAGAAGAAGTACTCGATCATCGAGCCTGACGCACTGCTGGTCGTGCTGTTGAGCTTGCTCTCGATCTGGGGAATCTACGAGCTGACTCGACCGACCGGAGAGCCAGAGATCAAAGACGACCCGCCGATCGAAGAGGTCTCGTACGTACCGCCGAAACCTGATGCCATCAACGTACCGCTCAACCGGTAG